The following coding sequences lie in one Zingiber officinale cultivar Zhangliang chromosome 2B, Zo_v1.1, whole genome shotgun sequence genomic window:
- the LOC122046563 gene encoding casein kinase 1-like protein HD16, with translation MPELRSGARQGHLRSKNPDNVAAPSRSLGQAENPILPAQNRRRGGAGRGRGGNAAAIAKRTSATPARPVVGVRGRGTPLIDLDPDQPCEILPQAVEGAIVEGAQNLIINQAAHQVAGKNIAMNGGSAEKVIGVEDESATAPVPERVQVGNSPVYKVEKKLGKGGFGQVYVGRRVSGGTVGSGPDAYEVALKLEHRSSKGCNFGPPYEWQVYNSLNGCYGIPWVHYKGLQGDYYILVMDMLGPSLWDVWNSVGQSMSPSMAACIAVEAIAILEKLHLKGFVHGDIKPENFLLGQPGTADEKKLFLIDLGLASRWKEASSSQHVEYDQRPDIFRGTIRYASVHAHLGRTGSRRDDLESLAYTLVFIMRGRLPWQGYQGDNKSFLVCKKKMATPPELLCCFCPPPFKQFLEIVTNMKFDEEPNYSKLISLFDSLIEPCTSLRPIKIDGALKVGQKRGRLLVNLEEDEQPKKKVRLGSPATQWVSVYNARRPMKQRYHYNVSDARLQQHIEKGMEDGLYISCVASSTNLWALIMDAGTGYCSQIYELSPVFLHKDWIMEQWEKNYYITAIAGSTNGSSLVVMSKATQYTQQSYKVSESFPFKWISKKWKEGFHVTSMTTAGNRWGVVMSRNAGYSNQVVELDFLYPSEGIHRRWESGYRITSAAATPDQAAFILSIPKRKVPDETQETLRTSAFPSNHVKEKWAKNLYIASICYGRTVS, from the exons ATGCCAGAGCTGCGAAGTGGAGCACGGCAAGGTCATCTAAGATCAAAGAATCCTGACAACGTTGCAGCCCCCTCAAGATCTTTAGGACAAGCAGAAAATCCAATATTGCCTGCTCAAAACAGAAGGCGGGGTGGTGCTGGAAGAGGACGAGGTGGAAATGCTGCGGCAATAGCTAAAAGGACTTCAGCAACACCAGCTAGGCCAGTTGTTGGTGTTCGAGGAAGAGGCACCCCACTTATTGACTTAGACCCTGATCAGCCTTGTGAGATACTCCCTCAAGCGGTGGAAGGAGCCATAGTTGAGGGTGCCCAAAACTTGATTATAAACCAAGCAGCACATCAAGTTGCTGGTAAAAATATAGCAATGAATGGTGGAAGTGCTGAAAAGGTCATAGGAGTTGAAGATGAATCTGCCACAGCTCCTGTACCTGAGAGG GTTCAAGTGGGTAATTCACCTGTCTATAAGGTAGAGAAAAAATTGGGCAAAGGTGGTTTTGGTCAGGTCTATGTTGGTCGAAGAGTATCTGGTGGAACAGTGGGATCAGGTCCAGATGCTTATGAG GTGGCTCTTAAACTTGAGCATCGAAGTAGCAAGGGCTGCAATTTTGGCCCACCATACGAGTGGCAGGTTTACAA CTCTCTCAATGGTTGTTATGGAATTCCATGGGTCCACTATAAGGGCCTTCAGGGGGATTATTACATTTTG GTTATGGATATGCTTGGTCCTAGTCTTTGGGATGTTTGGAACTCAGTTGGCCAATC GATGTCTCCAAGTATGGCTGCCTGCATTGCTGTGGAGGCTATAGCAATTCTAGAGAAGCTTCACTTGAAGGG CTTTGTGCACGGGGATATTAAGCCAGAGAACTTTTTGCTAGGACAACCAGGAACTGCTGATGAGAAGAAACTTTTCCTTATTGATCTTGGTTTAG CATCAAGATGGAAAGAAGCATCATCTAGCCAACATGTTGAATATGATCAACGGCCTGATATTTTTAG AGGAACAATTAGGTATGCAAGTGTACATGCTCATTTAGGTCGTACAGGTAGTAGGAGGGATGACCTGGAATCGTTGGCATATACACTGGTATTTATCATGAGAGGAAGGTTACCTTGGCAAGGTTATCAG GGAGATAACAAGAGTTTTCTAGTGTGTAAGAAGAAAATGGCTACTCCTCCAGAGTTATTATGCTGTTTCTGTCCACCTCCATTCAAACAATTTCTTGAGATTGTGACAAATATGAAATTTGATGAAGAGCCAAACTATTCAAAGCTTATATCCCTTTTTGACAGTTTGATTGAACCATGCACTTCTCTTAGACCAATCAAGATTGATGGAGCTCTGAAG GTGGGCCAGAAGCGAGGTAGATTGCTTGTAAACCTTGAAGAGGATGAACAGCCTAAGAAGAAAGTACGATTGGGAAGCCCAGCAACTCAATGGGTATCAGTTTACAATGCTAGAAGACCAATGAAACAGAG ATACCACTATAACGTATCAGATGCAAGACTTCAACAACACATAGAGAAAGGAATGGAAGATGGTTTATATATCAGTTGTGTGGCATCTTCTACAAATCTCTGGGCGCTTATTATGGATGCAGGGACAGGTTATTGCTCACAGATCTACGAGCTATCACCAGTCTTCTTGCATAAG gATTGGATTATGGAGCAATGGGAGAAGAACTACTATATAACTGCAATAGCTGGTTCAACAAATGGGAGTTCATTAGTTGTAATGTCTAAAG CTACACAGTATACACAACAATCCTATAAAGTTAGTGAATCTTTTCCTTTCAAGTGGATCAGTAAGAAATGGAAGGAAGGCTTTCATGTTACATCCATGACTACAGCAGGCAACCGCTGGGGAGTAGTCATGTCCAGAAACGCTGGCTACTCTAACCAA GTTGTAGAGTTAGATTTTCTTTATCCAAGTGAAGGAATCCACAGACGATGGGAGAGTGGCTACCGGATAACTTCTGCTGCAGCTACTCCCGATCAAGCTGCTTTTATCTTGAGCATACCAAAAAGAAAAGTGCCAGATGAGACACAGGAAACTCTTCGAACTTCTGCATTTCCAAGCAACCATGTAAAG GAAAAATGGGCGAAGAACCTCTATATTGCTTCCATTTGCTATGGCCGAACAGTCTCCTGA
- the LOC122049346 gene encoding uncharacterized protein LOC122049346, which yields MRVHPAPCNIISAAAVLGRQKKLCRLPHVFSKVLELPFSAEADVAVEEDADGFRFAAATDEFWGAVRAHAIEIHPGVMKVVVRDGGGGGGGGGGGYELGEGIDMNRWRFRLPPCTRPALATAAYADGELVVIVPKRAEFE from the coding sequence ATGAGGGTGCATCCGGCTCCTTGCAACATCATCTCCGCCGCCGCCGTGCTCGGCCGGCAGAAGAAGCTCTGCCGCCTGCCGCACGTCTTCAGCAAGGTCCTGGAGCTGCCCTTTTCCGCGGAGGCGGACGTGGCGGTGGAGGAGGACGCGGACGGTTTCCGGTTCGCCGCGGCCACAGACGAGTTCTGGGGCGCAGTCCGAGCCCACGCTATCGAGATACACCCCGGGGTGATGAAGGTGGTCGTGCGggacggaggaggaggaggaggcggcggcggtgGCGGGTACGAACTCGGCGAGGGGATCGACATGAACCGGTGGAGATTCCGCCTGCCGCCATGCACCCGGCCGGCGCTGGCCACCGCTGCTTACGCCGACGGGGAGCTTGTGGTGATCGTGCCAAAGAGGGCCGAGTTCGAGTAA
- the LOC122046566 gene encoding non-specific lipid transfer protein GPI-anchored 15-like encodes MHRHQFDLSSMARTDSLVLPTGVVALALVVGMLQLAAPPPSASAQTLGCSLALSGLSPCVSYLVGNSSSPTSACCSQLAGLMQTQAQCLCLILGGGISQLGFILNQTQAYTLPGACRISFSAGRPCLGFNAPAPVGAPAGAPAEAPALPPAAPAATTLAPTVDSTPTSIPNAGEPSQGNGSKTTGQASAARRTFGFTPALFFSIVAVASYAWI; translated from the exons ATGCACCGCCACCAGTTCGATCTCTCTTCGATGGCGCGGACCGATTCACTTGTTCTTCCGACGGGCGTCGTCGCGCTGGCGCTCGTCGTCGGCATGCTCCAGTTGGCTGCGCCGCCTCCGTCGGCCAGCGCCCAAACGCTCGGGTGCTCGCTGGCGCTGTCTGGCCTCTCGCCCTGCGTCAGCTACCTGGTCGGCAACTCCTCGTCCCCGACGTCGGCGTGCTGCTCGCAGCTGGCGGGGCTGATGCAGACGCAGGCGCAGTGCCTCTGCCTCATCCTCGGCGGCGGCATCTCCCAACTCGGCTTCATCCTCAACCAGACGCAGGCCTACACTCTCCCCGGCGCCTGCCGGATCAGCTTCTCCGCCGGCCGCCCCTGcctcg GATTCAATGCGCCTGCTCCGGTAGGGGCACCGGCCGGAGCTCCGGCGGAGGCGCCTGCCCTCCCACCTGCTGCTCCTGCCGCCACGACGCTAGCTCCGACGGTGGATTCGACTCCGACGTCGATACCAAATGCCGGAGAGCCATCTCAAG GGAATGGTTCGAAGACGACGGGACAGGCATCGGCGGCGAGGAGAACCTTCGGATTCACGCCTGCTCTGTTCTTCTCCATTGTCGCCGTGGCTTCGTATGCTTGGATTTGA
- the LOC122046564 gene encoding signal recognition particle 54 kDa protein 2-like, with the protein MVLAQLGGSIARALQQMSNATIIDEKVLSECLNEISRALLQSDVQFKLVRDMQSNIKRIVNLDELAAGHNKRRIIQQAVFNELCKMLDPGKPSFTPKKGKTSVVMFVGLQGSGKTTTCTKYAYSYQKKGWKPALVCADTFRAGAFDQLKQNATKTKIPYYGSYMESDPVKIAVEGVETFKKENRDLIIVDTSGRHKQEAALFEEMRQVSEATKPDLIIFVMDSSIGQAAFDQAQAFKQSVAVGAVIITKMDGHAKGGGALSAVAATKSPVIFIGTGEHMEEFEVFDVKPFVSRLLGMGDWSGFMDKIHEVVPTDQQPELLQKLSEGNFTLRLMYEQFQNILKMGPIGQVFSMLPGFSSELMPKGHEKESQAKIKRYMTMMDSMTNAELDSTNPKLFNDSRIMRVARGSGRSVRDVMEMLEEYKRLAKIWGKMKGLKIPKKGEMSALSRNMNAQHMSKVLPPQMLKQIGGMGGLQSLMKQMGSKDMGGLGGMFGKGDK; encoded by the exons ATGGTGCTCGCACAGCTCGGAGGGAGCATCGCCCGGGCGTTGCAGCAGATGAGCAACGCGACCATCATCGACGAGAAGGTGCTCAGCGAGTGCCTCAATGAGATCTCCCGCGCCCTGCTGCAGTCCGACGTGCAGTTCAAGCTGGTACGAGATATGCAGTCGAACATCAAGCGGATCGTCAACCTCGACGAGCTAGCCGCGGGTCACAACAAGCGTCGAATTATTCAACAG GCTGTTTTCAATGAGTTATGCAAGATGTTGGATCCTGGCAAACCTTCTTTCACTCCCAAGAAGGGAAAGACTAGTGTGGTAATGTTTGTTGGCCTCCAAG GTTCTGGAAAGACAACAACTTGTACTAAATATGcatattcttatcaaaagaaaGGATGGAAACCTGCATTAGTTTGTGCCGATACATTTAGAGCTGGTGCTTTTGATCAGCTAAAGCAAAATGCAACCAAAACCAAAATCCCCTATTATGGAAG CTACATGGAATCAGATCCTGTAAAAATTGCTGTTGAAGGAGTTGAAACATTTAAGAAAGAAAATCGGGATTTGATTATTGTGGACACAAGTGGACGACACAAACAGGAGGCTGCTTTGTTTGAAGAAATGCGTCAAGTGTCAGAAGCAACG AAACCCGATCTCATCATATTTGTCATGGACAGTAGTATTGGTCAAGCAGCATTTGATCAAGCACAAGCCTTCAAACAGAGCGTAGCAGTTGGAGCTGTGATCATCACTAAAATGGATGGTCACGCAAAAGGTGGTGGTGCACTTAGTGC AGTTGCGGCCACAAAAAGCCCTGTCATCTTTATTGGAACTGGAGAGCACATGGAGGAGTTTGAAGTATTTGACGTCAAGCCATTTGTCAGTCGTCTTTTAG GTATGGGTGATTGGTCTGGGTTCATGGACAAAATTCATGAAGTCGTGCCTACAGATCAGCAACCTGAGCTTCTGCAGAAGCTTTCTGAAGGAAACTTTACTCTCCGTCTTATGTACGAGCAGTTTCAGAATATTCTCAAAATGGGTCCTATTGGACAG GTCTTTTCTATGTTACCTGGGTTTAGCTCAGAGTTGATGCCGAAAGGGCATGAGAAAGAAAGTCAAGCAAAAATCAAGCGTTACATGACAATGATGGATTCCATGACAAATGCAG AGTTGGATAGCACAAATCCGAAACTTTTCAATGATTCCCGCATAATGCGGGTCGCAAGGGGCTCGGGCCGGTCTGTCAGAGATGTCATGGAGATGTTGGAGGAATACAAGCGTCTTGCCAAAATCTGGGGTAAGATGAAGGGGCTTAAGATCCCAAAGAAAGGTGAAATGAGTGCTTTGTCACGAAATATGAACGCACAACACATGAGCAAGGTCTTGCCCCCCCAAATGTTGAAGCAGATCGGCGGCATGGGTGGCCTCCAGAGCCTGATGAAGCAGATGGGTTCCAAAGACATGGGCGGTTTGGGCGGAATGTTTGGAAAGGGTGACAAGTAG
- the LOC122046565 gene encoding 26S proteasome non-ATPase regulatory subunit 7 homolog A, protein MDVVKAQQLSGRAVEKVIVHPLVLLSIVDNYNRVARDTRKRVVGVLLGSSAKGTVDVTNSYAVPFEEDEKDSSIWFLDHNYHESMFSMFKRINAKEHVVGWYSTGPKLRENDLDIHALFNDYVPNPILVIIDVQPKELGIPTKAYYAVEEVKENATQKSQKVFVHVPSEIAAHEVEEIGVEHLLRDVKDTTISTLATEVTGKLAALKGLDARLHEIQSYLELVIDGKLPLNHEILYNLQDIFNLLPNLNVNELIKAFAVKTNDMMLVIYLSSLIRSVIALHNLINNKMLNKDHEKAEDSKPSATTATVN, encoded by the exons ATGGATGTGGTGAAGGCCCAGCAGTTGTCCGGTAGGGCGGTGGAGAAGGTGATCGTCCACCCGCTGGTGCTGCTCAGTATCGTCGACAACTACAATCGCGTCGCCCGCGACACCCGCAAGCGCGTTGTCGGCGTCCTACTCGGATCTTCCGCCAAGGGCACGGTCGACGTCACCAACTCCTACGCAG tGCCTTTTGAAGAGGATGAGAAGGACTCGAGCATTTGGTTTCTGGATCACAATTATCATGAGTCAATGTTTTCTATGTTCAAAAGAATAAATG CAAAGGAGCACGTTGTGGGTTGGTATAGCACAGGGCCCAAGTTACGGGAAAATGATTTGGATATCCATGCTTTGTTTAATGA CTATGTTCCAAATCCTATCTTGGTAATCATTGATGTCCAACCTAAAGAGCTTGGCATACCTACAAAAGCATACTATGCTGTGGAAGAGGTCAAAGAG AATGCGACACAGAAAAGTCAGAAAGTGTTTGTCCATGTGCCCTCAGAAATTGCAGCTCATGAAGTTGAGGAAATTG GAGTCGAACACTTGTTGAGAGATGTCAAGGATACAACAATCAGCACCCTAGCGACTGAG GTCACTGGCAAACTCGCGGCTCTGAAGGGGCTAGATGCAAGGTTACACGAGATACAAAGTTATCTAGAACTTGTCATTGATGGGAAACTGCCTCTGAATCATGAGATTTTGTACAACTTGCAG GACATTTTCAATCTACTTCCAAACCTCAATGTGAATGAATTAATCAAGGCGTTTGCAG TGAAAACAAATGACATGATGCTAGTTATATACCTCTCTTCTCTCATCCGAAGCGTTATCGCCCTTCACAACCTGATTAACAATAAA ATGTTAAACAAGGACCACGAGAAAGCTGAAGACTCCAAGCCTTCTGCAACTACTGCTACTGTAAACTAG